The candidate division WOR-3 bacterium genome window below encodes:
- a CDS encoding type IV pilus twitching motility protein PilT, protein MATISIENLLREMVERKASDLHLTVGSPPVFRIDGDILPSQYPKLSPDSAQALVYSILNDEQKKKFENEHELDLSFGIPGVSRFRANAFLQRGNVSMAIRTIPFEILSFDKLGLPRIVAEWANYAKGLVLVTGPTGSGKSTTLAALINKINMEKKKHIVTVEDPIEYTFQHRTCIVNQRQVGSDTKSFTSALKYVLRQDPDVVMVGEMRDLETTEAALTIAETGHLTFGTLHTNSAVESINRIIDIFPTNRQSQVRSQLAFVLRAVLTQALIPKIKGGRALTMEILVITPAVSALIREDKIHQIYNFMQAGKKFGMMTMNECLLDRWSKKDINLDQAFANSRNPEELERMMEDFRKTKK, encoded by the coding sequence ATGGCGACTATAAGCATAGAAAATCTGCTCAGGGAAATGGTGGAAAGAAAAGCATCGGACCTTCATTTGACCGTGGGCTCTCCTCCTGTATTCAGGATAGACGGCGACATACTGCCTTCACAATATCCTAAACTGTCTCCTGACAGCGCTCAAGCCCTTGTTTATTCCATTCTCAACGACGAACAGAAGAAGAAATTCGAAAACGAACACGAACTGGATCTGAGTTTCGGAATACCCGGAGTAAGCAGATTCAGAGCCAACGCATTCCTTCAGAGAGGCAACGTATCAATGGCCATAAGGACAATCCCTTTCGAAATACTGTCTTTCGACAAACTCGGCCTGCCGAGGATAGTTGCGGAATGGGCAAATTATGCAAAAGGTCTCGTCCTTGTTACCGGTCCGACGGGTAGCGGCAAGTCTACAACTCTAGCGGCTCTCATAAATAAAATAAACATGGAAAAGAAAAAACACATAGTGACCGTCGAAGATCCTATCGAATACACTTTTCAGCACAGAACGTGCATAGTCAATCAAAGGCAGGTCGGGTCGGACACCAAATCCTTTACTTCGGCTTTGAAATACGTCCTCAGACAGGACCCCGATGTAGTCATGGTCGGCGAGATGAGAGACCTCGAAACAACTGAAGCGGCACTCACTATAGCAGAAACAGGACACTTGACCTTCGGTACGCTTCACACGAATTCGGCGGTAGAAAGCATTAACAGAATTATAGATATTTTTCCGACAAACAGACAGTCTCAGGTCAGGTCCCAGCTCGCTTTTGTTCTCAGAGCGGTGCTTACACAAGCTTTGATCCCGAAAATCAAAGGAGGCAGAGCGCTGACCATGGAAATACTAGTAATCACGCCGGCGGTCTCGGCTTTGATAAGAGAGGATAAAATCCATCAGATTTACAATTTCATGCAGGCCGGAAAGAAATTCGGAATGATGACAATGAACGAATGCCTTCTCGACCGCTGGTCGAAAAAGGATATTAATCTTGATCAGGCTTTTGCCAACTCGAGGAATCCGGAGGAACTCGAGAGAATGATGGAAGATTTCAGAAAAACAAAGAAATAA
- a CDS encoding undecaprenyl/decaprenyl-phosphate alpha-N-acetylglucosaminyl 1-phosphate transferase, translated as MLFNEKITLAASFLVSVFLCLYTTPVARRAALYFGIVDKPDEKLKKHGIPTPYLGGISIFASILISASAFLFFDNMVLGLLLAASIIVIVGILDDLQALKPSVKLAGQIFAALTVVKSGIMIEVVSLPWWINFPLTVFWLLTCMNAYNIIDILDGMCSLTAFFAALLIAFFAFAESDYQVASLALILCGALLGFLRYNKPKAVIFLGDAGSMLIGLIIGALSMRVSYSYNYSAGIFTPLFILFVPLFDLAYVVLIRIAKKKPFYLGSPDHFALRMRKKGFSDTKILVFVSFAAILTAAVSLCLVFVSPPVSITAALIFILLSVVFGIYLLKTEV; from the coding sequence TTGTTGTTCAATGAGAAAATTACTTTAGCCGCAAGCTTTTTGGTTTCAGTTTTTCTATGCCTGTATACGACGCCTGTAGCCCGGCGTGCAGCTTTGTATTTCGGAATTGTCGACAAACCAGACGAAAAATTGAAAAAACACGGAATACCGACACCGTATCTCGGTGGAATATCGATTTTTGCTTCAATTCTGATATCTGCCTCGGCGTTTCTCTTTTTTGACAACATGGTTCTCGGATTATTGCTCGCCGCAAGCATAATTGTAATCGTCGGCATCCTCGACGATCTGCAGGCGCTAAAGCCTTCGGTAAAACTTGCCGGACAGATATTCGCCGCTTTGACCGTCGTCAAATCCGGAATAATGATTGAAGTTGTCAGTTTGCCCTGGTGGATAAACTTTCCTTTGACAGTATTCTGGCTTCTCACTTGCATGAACGCCTATAATATAATAGATATACTCGACGGAATGTGCTCTCTCACCGCTTTTTTTGCAGCTTTGCTCATAGCCTTTTTTGCGTTTGCAGAATCGGATTATCAGGTGGCATCTTTGGCTCTCATATTATGCGGAGCTCTTTTGGGATTTTTAAGATACAACAAACCAAAAGCTGTCATTTTCCTCGGTGACGCGGGAAGTATGCTCATTGGTTTGATTATTGGAGCTCTTTCGATGAGAGTAAGCTACAGTTATAATTACAGCGCCGGTATTTTTACACCATTGTTCATTCTGTTCGTTCCGCTTTTCGACCTCGCTTACGTAGTCCTTATAAGGATTGCGAAAAAAAAACCGTTCTATCTTGGATCTCCCGATCATTTCGCGCTCAGAATGAGAAAGAAAGGTTTTTCTGACACTAAAATCCTCGTATTTGTTTCTTTTGCAGCAATTCTCACGGCGGCAGTTTCCCTGTGCCTTGTTTTTGTCAGTCCTCCTGTTTCGATCACAGCGGCGCTGATTTTCATTTTATTGAGCGTCGTGTTCGGTATTTATCTTCTGAAAACGGAGGTCTGA
- a CDS encoding NAD(P)-binding protein, whose translation MTEKTNVAIAGGGLSGLTAAFFLQKKNIPYILVEKEMNFGGLCRSERYKDYIFDYTGHLLHFSRKDVRKFVEGLNLKLLKHDRKAFILHSSRMIPYPFQANLAHLEPKEAYQALTSFLKRVKKKKYRTTDELFRSLFGDVICEYFFNPYNHKLWTTDLSMLAPDWTGRFVPKVEEDQVLRPFIFKNEKNGIGYNSEFFYPEGGIGLLPATLSEKLFSACSGEKIVKIFYKDKTIKTEKREISYEKLVYTIPLNVFASLAHPPLRGDMLTAFKKLKHVSVLDIEYALKGKS comes from the coding sequence TTGACTGAAAAAACAAACGTCGCAATAGCCGGAGGAGGACTTTCGGGTTTGACGGCGGCGTTTTTTTTACAGAAAAAAAACATCCCTTACATACTCGTCGAAAAAGAAATGAATTTCGGAGGGCTGTGCAGATCCGAGAGATATAAAGATTACATATTCGACTACACGGGTCACCTACTGCATTTTTCGAGAAAAGATGTCCGAAAATTTGTTGAAGGTCTGAATTTAAAGCTTTTAAAACATGACAGAAAAGCATTTATTTTGCATTCTTCAAGAATGATCCCTTATCCTTTTCAAGCCAATCTTGCTCATCTCGAACCGAAGGAAGCCTATCAGGCATTGACGTCATTTCTCAAAAGAGTGAAAAAAAAGAAATACAGGACTACAGATGAATTATTCAGAAGTCTTTTCGGGGACGTGATCTGCGAGTATTTTTTCAATCCTTACAATCACAAGCTATGGACGACTGATTTGTCGATGCTGGCTCCGGACTGGACCGGAAGATTTGTCCCAAAAGTCGAAGAAGACCAGGTTCTGAGGCCTTTCATCTTCAAAAATGAAAAAAACGGAATCGGCTACAACAGCGAATTTTTCTACCCTGAAGGCGGTATTGGATTACTTCCCGCAACTTTGTCTGAAAAACTCTTTTCTGCCTGTTCAGGCGAAAAAATAGTCAAGATATTTTACAAAGATAAAACAATTAAAACTGAAAAACGCGAAATTTCCTACGAAAAACTTGTTTACACCATCCCTCTCAATGTCTTTGCTTCGCTTGCGCATCCTCCATTGAGAGGAGATATGCTGACTGCTTTTAAAAAACTGAAGCACGTAAGCGTTCTCGACATAGAATACGCCCTGAAAGGGAAAAGT
- a CDS encoding type II secretion system F family protein, giving the protein MAVFVFKGVRSDGSEESGELTASSIQDAKIQLRSKKITPITIKRKDTLYNRMKEVQLTTGIGTKEMAAFTRQFATMINAGLPLMRCLEILNEQEENAGFKKVLKELSGDVEGGTTLAEAMRKHKRFFSDLYVNMVEAGEKGGALDTILLRLATYLEKSAALMAKIRGAMIYPTMITIVTILAVATILVFVLPTFKSMFEGLGADLPLPTQIVMMISNVLRGNFVLFLIVIAGIIVGYKLGVRTKKGLLIKDKVMLLVPVFGPLIRKSSIARFSRTLSTLLSSGVAILDSLEITAKTAGNSLVENAIYAARTSISEGEDISGPLAREKIFPPMVIQMVRIGEQSGQLDVMLSKVADFYDQEVDQAVENLTAALEPIIMIVLGVVIGGLVVAMYLPIFTMASTFMEHAG; this is encoded by the coding sequence ATGGCTGTCTTCGTGTTTAAAGGTGTTAGAAGCGACGGTAGTGAGGAGTCTGGAGAACTCACTGCCTCCTCGATACAGGACGCCAAAATTCAGCTCAGATCGAAAAAAATAACTCCGATCACCATAAAGAGAAAAGACACTCTCTACAACAGGATGAAAGAAGTCCAGCTTACGACTGGTATCGGAACCAAAGAAATGGCGGCTTTCACGAGACAATTTGCGACCATGATAAATGCGGGTCTTCCTTTGATGAGATGTCTTGAGATATTAAACGAACAGGAAGAGAACGCGGGTTTCAAAAAGGTGCTAAAAGAACTTTCCGGGGACGTCGAAGGAGGAACGACTCTCGCCGAGGCTATGAGAAAGCACAAAAGATTTTTTTCCGATCTTTACGTGAACATGGTCGAAGCCGGCGAAAAGGGCGGTGCTCTCGACACCATCCTCTTAAGGCTTGCCACTTACCTGGAAAAATCCGCGGCATTGATGGCAAAAATCAGAGGCGCCATGATCTATCCGACAATGATAACAATAGTGACCATTTTAGCTGTTGCGACGATTCTCGTGTTCGTTCTTCCGACATTCAAGTCTATGTTCGAGGGTCTTGGAGCGGATCTTCCTTTACCGACGCAGATAGTAATGATGATTTCAAACGTACTGAGAGGAAATTTTGTACTGTTTTTGATCGTAATAGCCGGTATTATAGTCGGATACAAACTTGGTGTTAGAACCAAGAAAGGATTGTTGATTAAAGACAAAGTAATGCTGCTTGTCCCTGTGTTCGGACCGCTTATCAGAAAATCTTCCATAGCGAGATTTTCGAGAACTCTTTCGACTCTTCTGTCAAGCGGTGTCGCTATTCTCGATTCGCTCGAAATAACTGCCAAGACAGCGGGGAATTCTCTTGTAGAAAATGCTATTTACGCCGCAAGAACATCCATCAGCGAAGGAGAAGACATTTCAGGACCACTCGCGAGAGAGAAAATATTCCCTCCGATGGTTATTCAGATGGTGAGAATAGGAGAACAGAGCGGACAGTTGGATGTTATGCTGTCAAAAGTCGCCGATTTCTACGACCAGGAAGTTGATCAGGCAGTGGAAAACCTCACGGCCGCTCTTGAGCCAATAATCATGATTGTTCTCGGTGTCGTAATAGGAGGTCTCGTCGTCGCTATGTATCTGCCCATTTTCACGATGGCGTCGACTTTCATGGAGCACGCGGGCTAA
- a CDS encoding O-antigen ligase family protein has translation MALIEKKEKKFEILLNSVVFFFLIILSVFNGSVHAFGPLTLEITSVALFGFYVYYYVNKNFVLYRSKYMLILGVLALWSLISAWLSDTPYGSAERWREWLAFFGLIFLANQFLKDKLKTGAFQIFLTVFGSAQAALGIIQFATGMTSRAAGTFGTYSNFYSHFLGACLIASVHLFFKNRNLRTKNELFVLFLPVFMISTALVLSGSRVVVFLLFPLAFMSRSWLKRTGIIMAGIGLVIAVLIVLKKFGGRDILGGDPYHMTRLLIWKQSIQLIAMKPFFGFGPGSFQFAALLKNFPQNFQIFRYGKCAEYAHNNFLETAVEAGIPAAIFLTLIIIRAAKSSFRTPLKENKTEYSTYIVFWFLLVCAFDTVFYPPLGEYLGAIMIGISLPRKEIKLAGKSGLKIKRWTVAILTLYVLWVLGAFVSELVYTKIVRDIESGNTDRVISAQVALSAVSYIDPLNPDIDYLKSYIYEYYWIRSKNTLWLQKAFKHSLRSSMLERDYRRWKRTLVISEKAGDFDQSYFVSGELAKLEPNNAFNLLNLARYEKDGFKKVELIKKAFELEPRSIAVFEMAYRLNIVGDDAAVLWNLDSLLSHSSNIQDTYFVSDFRYAVPVAQRLFDRGYKESAESFVKRIIPLYFESEDFILAYASFLAGNKLGESLTEYFRQIEAIELSPGAEDSLRRLRLVVQ, from the coding sequence ATGGCTTTGATTGAAAAAAAAGAAAAGAAATTTGAAATACTTCTGAACTCTGTCGTTTTCTTTTTTTTAATAATTCTCTCGGTTTTCAACGGAAGCGTTCATGCGTTCGGTCCGTTGACTCTTGAAATAACTTCCGTGGCGCTTTTCGGATTCTACGTTTACTACTACGTAAACAAAAATTTCGTTCTGTACAGATCAAAGTATATGCTGATTTTAGGCGTTCTCGCTTTGTGGTCTCTGATATCGGCGTGGCTTTCAGACACGCCTTACGGAAGCGCCGAGAGATGGAGAGAATGGTTGGCTTTTTTCGGGTTGATATTTTTGGCCAACCAATTCCTTAAAGATAAACTGAAAACCGGCGCGTTTCAGATATTTTTGACCGTCTTCGGATCAGCGCAGGCAGCCTTGGGAATTATTCAGTTCGCAACGGGTATGACTTCGAGGGCGGCGGGAACTTTCGGTACTTATTCAAATTTCTATTCTCACTTTCTTGGAGCGTGCCTTATAGCTTCTGTACATCTTTTCTTCAAAAACAGAAATCTTCGAACGAAAAATGAATTGTTTGTTCTCTTTTTGCCTGTTTTTATGATATCGACGGCACTTGTACTTTCCGGATCAAGGGTCGTGGTTTTTTTATTGTTTCCTCTGGCTTTTATGAGTAGAAGCTGGTTAAAAAGGACGGGAATTATAATGGCCGGGATTGGCCTTGTGATTGCCGTTCTTATTGTTTTAAAAAAATTCGGAGGAAGAGATATTCTCGGGGGAGATCCTTATCATATGACACGACTTCTGATATGGAAACAGAGCATTCAGCTTATAGCGATGAAACCTTTTTTTGGGTTTGGACCGGGATCTTTTCAATTTGCAGCACTTCTGAAAAATTTTCCGCAAAACTTCCAGATTTTCAGATACGGCAAATGCGCAGAATACGCTCACAACAACTTCCTCGAAACAGCTGTCGAAGCAGGAATACCAGCGGCAATATTTCTGACGCTCATTATCATCAGAGCCGCAAAAAGCTCTTTCAGAACGCCTTTGAAAGAAAATAAAACCGAATATTCAACTTACATAGTTTTTTGGTTTCTTCTCGTATGTGCCTTCGACACAGTGTTCTATCCGCCTTTGGGAGAATATCTTGGGGCAATTATGATAGGTATTTCCCTGCCGAGAAAAGAAATCAAACTGGCAGGAAAATCCGGATTGAAAATAAAAAGATGGACAGTGGCAATTTTGACTTTATATGTATTGTGGGTTCTCGGAGCCTTTGTATCGGAACTAGTATACACAAAAATAGTCCGTGACATAGAATCAGGGAACACGGACAGGGTAATTTCAGCCCAAGTTGCCCTGTCAGCCGTGTCTTACATAGATCCTTTGAATCCCGACATTGATTATCTGAAAAGCTATATTTACGAATATTACTGGATCAGATCAAAAAACACTCTTTGGCTTCAAAAAGCGTTCAAACATTCTCTCAGGTCCTCGATGCTCGAAAGGGATTACAGGAGGTGGAAAAGAACTCTTGTCATTTCTGAAAAGGCGGGAGATTTTGATCAATCATATTTTGTTTCCGGAGAACTCGCGAAACTCGAACCGAACAATGCATTTAATTTGCTGAATCTCGCGCGATATGAAAAAGACGGATTCAAAAAGGTCGAATTGATAAAAAAAGCATTTGAGTTGGAACCGCGATCCATTGCTGTTTTCGAGATGGCATACAGACTGAATATAGTTGGAGATGATGCTGCTGTTTTATGGAATTTAGACAGTTTACTTTCACATAGTTCCAACATTCAGGACACATATTTTGTCAGTGATTTCAGATACGCCGTACCGGTGGCTCAAAGGCTTTTCGACAGGGGATACAAGGAGAGTGCTGAATCGTTTGTAAAAAGGATTATTCCTTTGTATTTTGAAAGCGAGGACTTCATCCTGGCGTACGCTTCTTTTTTAGCAGGTAACAAATTGGGAGAAAGCCTGACGGAATATTTCCGGCAGATTGAAGCAATAGAATTATCTCCCGGCGCGGAAGATTCATTGAGGAGACTCAGGCTTGTTGTTCAATGA
- a CDS encoding sigma-54-dependent Fis family transcriptional regulator has protein sequence MNKKILIVDDEKGLLKVISMALSQEGFQTVECDSGSSAISMIENENFDIVISDIKMPQKSGIDVLETVKKNSPNTGFILLTAYASIESAVQALRFGADDYLMKPFDVSELIARVRKTIEKYSIQREAQYFRNLFFDGNKKIIGLDSGLFSIIEKLKKVAPTDVTITLSGETGTGKEMIAKLIHQWSVRRNKPMVTVNCAAIPETLLESELFGHKKGSFTSAHADKDGLFKIADGGTLFLDEIGEIPVSTQVKVLRAIQEKEINPIGSTSSLKIDVRIIAATNRDLKKLLDAKKFREDLYYRINVVSVEIPPLRSRREDIIPIAEYFVGYFSRKHGLKRKLSSESERFLLSRPWKGNIRELENFIEKAVILSDGETINLGDFSEEAGKENYGFGSLDDIEREAIQKTLKLCKDNKNRAASVLGIDVSTLYRKMKKYGFD, from the coding sequence TTGAACAAGAAAATTCTCATTGTAGACGACGAAAAAGGTCTTCTTAAAGTAATTTCAATGGCCTTGTCACAGGAAGGTTTTCAGACTGTCGAGTGCGATTCCGGCTCGTCGGCAATTTCAATGATCGAAAACGAGAATTTTGATATAGTGATAAGCGATATAAAAATGCCTCAAAAAAGCGGAATAGACGTTCTTGAGACGGTTAAAAAGAATTCTCCGAACACCGGATTTATTCTGCTTACGGCTTACGCCTCTATCGAATCGGCAGTCCAGGCGCTAAGATTCGGAGCGGACGATTATCTTATGAAACCTTTTGACGTCAGTGAACTCATAGCCAGAGTGAGAAAAACCATTGAAAAATACTCCATTCAGAGAGAAGCGCAGTATTTCAGAAATCTCTTTTTCGACGGCAATAAAAAAATAATCGGGCTTGATTCCGGACTATTTTCAATAATCGAAAAACTAAAAAAGGTCGCCCCCACCGACGTAACAATAACACTCAGCGGTGAAACAGGAACGGGCAAGGAAATGATAGCGAAACTAATACATCAATGGAGCGTCCGAAGAAATAAACCCATGGTTACCGTCAATTGCGCCGCCATACCGGAAACTCTTCTTGAAAGCGAGCTTTTTGGGCACAAAAAAGGATCTTTTACAAGTGCTCACGCCGATAAGGACGGTTTATTCAAAATAGCCGACGGAGGAACGCTGTTTCTGGATGAAATAGGAGAAATTCCTGTTTCAACGCAAGTCAAGGTACTCAGAGCCATTCAGGAGAAAGAAATAAATCCGATAGGATCCACATCATCTCTGAAAATAGATGTCAGAATTATTGCGGCGACAAACAGAGACTTGAAAAAGCTTCTGGACGCCAAGAAATTCAGAGAAGATCTCTACTACAGGATCAACGTCGTCAGTGTTGAAATCCCGCCGCTCAGGTCGAGAAGAGAAGATATAATTCCGATTGCCGAATATTTTGTCGGTTACTTCTCGAGAAAGCACGGATTGAAAAGAAAACTTTCTTCGGAATCCGAGAGATTCCTTCTTTCCAGACCATGGAAAGGCAATATCAGGGAACTTGAGAACTTCATTGAAAAAGCAGTCATTCTATCGGACGGAGAGACGATAAACCTTGGTGATTTCAGCGAGGAAGCTGGAAAGGAAAATTACGGTTTCGGTTCTCTCGATGATATTGAGAGAGAAGCCATTCAAAAAACGCTGAAATTGTGCAAAGATAATAAGAACAGAGCTGCAAGCGTTCTCGGAATTGACGTTTCCACGCTTTACAGAAAGATGAAAAAATATGGCTTTGATTGA
- a CDS encoding PAS domain-containing sensor histidine kinase, whose translation MREEAVAFYRPFFFFLISLIVSLPFDGSAPLNISFITFISSFNSLAELYASKKLRQVWLFNIVLDAITASAVIVMSGGTDSSLYMLYFLIILVFTMKKGAKAAWTSLAVTMAFYVVILVLQSRGVYYFIDGKLSFLQKTSTKDTESNVYVMQLLYALLSSAIITAMSVWMEEKSAAKTRQLEYVRHTTDDILRSMREGLLTVNSSFETVFVNPSFIMFSGIGMLAPGDTIPEKAKRWFEDKTVSIDLIGLDGKKRNLKCDLNEVKDQKEKVIGRIMVLHDITDILEKDKKLNEINQMALIGEMSANIAHELRNPLASIRVSIDLLSKNIENSGKDVARIAKNEIDRINNLIEDFLSFSRLPDPKKKTVCLRDVVNDAVKAFSMAKEDLEIETMLCPPDVRVFADKNQLKQVLFNLMSNAYKAVKDSGKKSIEVRVKKAGEKLVLSVKDRGTGIRPQVLSKIFNPFFTESDEGNGLGLSIVKKIAAMHGWEVRVESEEGKGSEFFLMFDSYEERQGH comes from the coding sequence TTGCGGGAAGAGGCGGTAGCTTTCTATCGCCCTTTCTTTTTTTTCCTGATATCTCTGATTGTGTCTCTGCCTTTTGACGGCTCCGCTCCGTTAAATATTTCTTTCATAACATTTATATCATCTTTCAACAGTCTCGCGGAGCTGTACGCTTCAAAAAAGCTCCGTCAGGTATGGTTATTCAATATTGTCCTTGACGCCATCACTGCTTCTGCCGTCATTGTCATGTCCGGAGGCACGGACAGCAGTCTCTACATGCTTTATTTTCTTATTATACTCGTGTTCACAATGAAAAAGGGCGCGAAGGCAGCTTGGACGTCCCTGGCTGTAACGATGGCTTTTTATGTCGTTATTTTGGTGCTTCAGAGTCGGGGTGTTTATTACTTTATTGATGGAAAACTAAGCTTTCTGCAGAAAACATCGACCAAAGACACTGAATCGAATGTGTATGTCATGCAACTATTATACGCATTGCTTTCTTCGGCAATAATAACAGCAATGTCCGTGTGGATGGAAGAAAAATCGGCGGCCAAGACCAGGCAACTCGAATACGTCAGGCACACTACGGACGACATACTGAGGTCAATGAGGGAAGGATTGCTTACTGTCAACAGTTCTTTTGAAACCGTTTTCGTGAATCCTTCATTTATTATGTTCTCGGGTATAGGAATGCTCGCTCCCGGCGACACAATTCCCGAAAAGGCGAAACGATGGTTCGAAGATAAAACGGTTTCAATTGATTTAATAGGTCTCGACGGGAAAAAAAGAAATTTGAAATGCGATCTGAACGAAGTAAAAGATCAAAAAGAGAAAGTAATTGGAAGAATAATGGTCTTGCATGACATTACTGACATCCTGGAAAAAGACAAAAAGCTTAACGAGATAAATCAAATGGCGCTAATAGGGGAAATGAGTGCGAACATAGCCCACGAATTGAGAAATCCTCTCGCTTCAATAAGGGTTTCTATAGATTTACTCTCCAAGAACATCGAAAACAGCGGAAAAGATGTCGCACGAATAGCGAAAAACGAAATTGACAGAATCAACAATTTGATAGAAGACTTTCTTTCATTTTCAAGGCTTCCTGATCCCAAAAAGAAAACTGTATGCCTCAGGGATGTGGTCAATGACGCTGTCAAGGCTTTTTCGATGGCGAAAGAAGATTTGGAAATAGAGACGATGCTATGCCCCCCTGACGTCAGAGTCTTCGCGGATAAAAACCAGCTTAAACAGGTTCTTTTCAATTTGATGAGCAATGCGTATAAAGCTGTCAAGGACAGTGGGAAAAAAAGCATTGAAGTTAGGGTAAAAAAAGCAGGAGAAAAACTCGTTCTTTCAGTTAAGGACAGGGGTACCGGGATAAGACCGCAGGTGTTGTCAAAAATTTTTAATCCTTTCTTCACTGAATCGGACGAAGGAAACGGGCTCGGACTCTCGATAGTAAAAAAGATAGCTGCTATGCACGGATGGGAAGTCAGAGTAGAATCGGAAGAAGGAAAAGGTTCTGAATTTTTTCTGATGTTCGACAGTTATGAGGAGAGGCAGGGACATTGA